The stretch of DNA ATAAATGTGTAACGGTATGGATATACTTTGTCGGTTGTGCACTTGAGTATCCACGTGATTTGGCGGGCATGACCTTTAATGGGAGGGTGAACTATGTGTTGGCATGTGTTTTTGAGTACCGCATTAAACGCAGCAAAATTGTTGATAGTGTATTGGAGGTCTGGGCATGCCATTTATCTTAGTGTCTGTTTTAGTGACGTGTCCCTTCAAACATTGCTCATGTTATTTGGAAGGAGCAGCTTTGGCCTTTTGTTATGCCTCTGTCAAGGTGTCAGGACATCTTAAACTGATTTATTCTAGCAACCTGACTCTATCTAAGATACATTATTTGAATATATAACATGTATATCATTAATTGTACATTCTTAAGATGTGCTCTAGAAGCATCATAAATTATGGTACAAATGAATGATCTTTGTGTTTGTACATGTACAAATATTGAATATGTAACTGAGTAAAACATGGAACTTTGTGATTGAGTGGCGTTTCTGCATTTATATACTTAATTACTCATAGATAGTTGCTAGGATTGATTGTATCGTGAAAGGATTATATGTAAATAGCCATGATAGTTTTACCAAATTTATGCTACAATTGTTGTAGTGTGATGATTGTACCAAACTATGATCCTATTCCTATCTATGAGTGAATCGGTAGATAAATCTAGGAGTATATGGTGTAAGGGTTTAAAATTTTACTCATGTTTTTGACTTGGCTGTCGTTGTTAAGGTTGTTTTGGATTGCTGTTCATATGAGTGGACACATAGATCTGGCAGACATGTGTCACAATTTGAGAGGtaaattggctacaaggcttaCAGGGATAAATTCAGTTGTTTAATAATAAGCCACTAAGGCATGTTTTAGTGGATTACTTGTTTGCTTCCTCTGCATGTGCCTGAGTGAGATATCGCAATTTTACCAAGGTTTGGTGCTGTCTTAATGCTATATTAATGCCATTTCAGAGGGATTGTACTGCAAACTTAACCTTTACGTTTGTAAAACATAGGTCTTCCCATTTGGGTCTGTTCCACTGAAAACATATCTTCCTGATGGAGATATCGACTTGACTGCATTCAGCCCTGCGATTTCTGATGAGAATCTAGCAAATCAAGTCTATGCTATTCTAAGTTCAGAACAGCATAGGAAGGATTCTGAAtttgatgtcaaggatgtccaGTATATCCATGCTGAGGTATTTCAATTTACCATATTGCTCTGTGTTTCGAATGCATATATATGCAATTTGAGGTCAAACATTGATATATCATCTTTTGGATTTTTCACTTTACTGGAGGTGTTTGTTTCATATGACCACTTGTCTAATTAACATACTTCGAAATCCCTGCACTCGTACATATGAACATCGATTTATGTGCATTATGTAAAAAAAATGGAATTTCCCATTTCTCTATACTTGAATGCAACTCTTTGTCTTGTTTAATTATGACATCGGTGGAGCATATGAATGTGCCGCTATTTCTATAGGTGAGAATGTTATTTCATGTATTGTTATCCTATGATAAATCTTCCTTATGGGCTATGGCAGGTTAAACTGGTAAAATGTCTTGTACAGAATATTGTTGTAGATATATCTGTGAATCAAATTGGTGGACTCTCTACGCTCTGTTTTCTGGAGAAGGTAATATTTCAATGTTGTTTGGTTCTTGCTGTTGTCTTTCCTTAAACCTCAGATCTGGTACTTGTATAATCCTcctttccaaattataagacgcttTAACTTTTATATTATAGACGCTTTAACTTTCCAAATTATAAACTacatatctagaaaagccaaaacatcttataatttgaaatggaggggaCAGTTAATAACATAAAAAGCATTTTACAAGGACTACTGCCTTCTTCGGAGTTGCTTATGCCTTCATTTACAGGTCGATGAAAATTTTGGAAAAAAACACCTGCTCAAACGAAGCATAGTGCTTATTAAAGACTGGTGTTACTACGAAAGTCGCATCCTTGGTGCTCAGAATGGATTGCTATCTACGTATGCCTTGGAGGTTTTAGTTCTGTACGTTTTCCTTATCTTCCACAGGTCCTTGGGTGGTCCCTTAGCTGTAAGTTTTGGCCTGAACTTTGCTGTTGCATCTATCAGTTTTTTGTGACCTTATCAAAGTTCTTCAAGATAGAGTACTTCCCAGGGGTGAATGACTATCTGCCCTTCTGCAGGTCCTCTATAGGTTTCTCGATTTCTATAGTAAATTTGATTGGGATAGCAAGGGAATCAGCTTGTTTGGTCCTGTTTCCTTATCTTCACTACCTAATCTAGTTAGTAAGTAAATGAACTCTCAATAATGCAGTATGTTGGCTTGATGCAACGTAAATTTATTGATCATTGACATGACTTTTATTCAACAGCTGACCCTCATCTACCAGCTATTGATGATGATTTTTTTGTTCCACGGGAAAAGATTCTTAGAAAATATGCAGAAGATTTTAGTGCCCCTCCTAGAAACTCTGAGAGAGACGCACAAGTATTTTCTCGGAAGTTTCTAAATATTGTTGATCCACTGAAACAGAGTAATAATCTTGGACGCAGTGTCAACAAAGGTATTGTTCTGCCTCTTGATGTGAATTGTGGTAGTAGGGACTAATCAGGTACTATGGTGATTTCCTAAAAAGATTCAAGCTTAATTGTATTATTCCATGTGCAGGGAACTTTTACCGAATACGTAGCGCATTTGATTTTGGTGCTCGTAAGCTTGGGAAGATTCTTCAAATGCCTGTCTGTTATACTGTCAATGAAGTGAATCAGTTCTTCTCGAACACATTAAAGAGAAATCATACTGGGTTCAGACCAGACGACGGCAGTTCACCTTTATACAGCAATCCCTATGGTGATCTGTCTTATCAGTTTAATAACATCTT from Sorghum bicolor cultivar BTx623 chromosome 8, Sorghum_bicolor_NCBIv3, whole genome shotgun sequence encodes:
- the LOC8067188 gene encoding uncharacterized protein LOC8067188 isoform X2, encoding MVDVAECSAAPVPVPEDEVEPAHPDPSSIPPDAWRRFESAALGVVNKIQPTVASENFRSAVIDYLKRLLGSRAGVQVFPFGSVPLKTYLPDGDIDLTAFSPAISDENLANQVYAILSSEQHRKDSEFDVKDVQYIHAENIVVDISVNQIGGLSTLCFLEKVDENFGKKHLLKRSIVLIKDWCYYESRILGAQNGLLSTYALEVLVLYVFLIFHRSLGGPLAVLYRFLDFYSKFDWDSKGISLFGPVSLSSLPNLVTDPHLPAIDDDFFVPREKILRKYAEDFSAPPRNSERDAQVFSRKFLNIVDPLKQSNNLGRSVNKGNFYRIRSAFDFGARKLGKILQMPVCYTVNEVNQFFSNTLKRNHTGFRPDDGSSPLYSNPYGDLSYQFNNILNDLTGDFEINFRNLQYAQGFQQVNPANSFYYGRLAPPPLQYQNTHPSDSQGRKNPHAYASMNGAIPCPPYPSGCLAWRPFIQPDDPMAMRARGIGTYFPDPRLCKDRPPAGRGEREKNQFT
- the LOC8067188 gene encoding protein HESO1 isoform X1, yielding MVDVAECSAAPVPVPEDEVEPAHPDPSSIPPDAWRRFESAALGVVNKIQPTVASENFRSAVIDYLKRLLGSRAGVQVFPFGSVPLKTYLPDGDIDLTAFSPAISDENLANQVYAILSSEQHRKDSEFDVKDVQYIHAEVKLVKCLVQNIVVDISVNQIGGLSTLCFLEKVDENFGKKHLLKRSIVLIKDWCYYESRILGAQNGLLSTYALEVLVLYVFLIFHRSLGGPLAVLYRFLDFYSKFDWDSKGISLFGPVSLSSLPNLVTDPHLPAIDDDFFVPREKILRKYAEDFSAPPRNSERDAQVFSRKFLNIVDPLKQSNNLGRSVNKGNFYRIRSAFDFGARKLGKILQMPVCYTVNEVNQFFSNTLKRNHTGFRPDDGSSPLYSNPYGDLSYQFNNILNDLTGDFEINFRNLQYAQGFQQVNPANSFYYGRLAPPPLQYQNTHPSDSQGRKNPHAYASMNGAIPCPPYPSGCLAWRPFIQPDDPMAMRARGIGTYFPDPRLCKDRPPAGRGEREKNQFT